A single genomic interval of Festucalex cinctus isolate MCC-2025b chromosome 16, RoL_Fcin_1.0, whole genome shotgun sequence harbors:
- the haus3 gene encoding HAUS augmin-like complex subunit 3 isoform X2 codes for MLNGEQFVEAMARLDYPDASSLEASEFDWLFNSSPETLHFLRFVCQSLNQSNVLTTEDVRAYEELQKSGKPILDEAALVKVLKTIGPSEESSAAEEGVTVKDLEAELQALIKEKALKQQRCKRLQAMAASRVDVDLRFVAELESAASQLKEANAFLRAENANTNAELQSFADEVGELVSHLSVQPEAAHASASRRHEPLLSQLSLNPYLQQEERNTKTLSAFTRKHFFADLVETSCSEHFQVLDLSSCEGKEEKEDKEKSEVEQRRTEMGRLQRAHIVAQHQLMQATAEEKSVKAGLDWLSEKSSSIKSISNSASLHMREAASRMELQAVEMEIQTLLHGPVPPALRESARLLNVPVVKGDLALQLARQNYLTTRQDEVCDHLLRQKASFDVLHLAQQIELRKWGGCLSHLTNVNSRLVKEREATSLRFEALAHPELALSMKPNPLITCKDTTFRRLLQILQQDSSHGRIEPFQTYEALDQAACGLANNLKVSHEALAATGRDQYFTVAQLQGHCEALHGAVTTEFRQLVLGPQEVMEKLKEAELLLQHLQKAIQEITGKVKTKRSQLEHSSLLRRERELYICFHLDVKLLQKVVEDLERQMNLTRGNP; via the exons TATCCCGACGCATCTTCACTAGAGGCTTCTGAATTTGACTGGCTTTTCAACAGTTCCCCGGAAACCCTTCACTTCTTACGTTTTGTCTGTCAGAGCCTGAACCAGAGTAATGTTTTGACCACAGAGGATGTACGGGCTTATGAGGAACTCCAGAAGAGTGGCAAGCCCATCCTGGACGAGGCAGCCTTAGTCAAGGTCCTAAAAACCATTGGACCATCCGAAGAAAGCAGTGCAGCTGAGGAGGGTGTGACCGTAAAAGATTTAGAAGCAGAGCTCCAAGCACTAATTAAGGAAAAAGCGCTGAAGCAGCAGCGTTGCAAGAGGCTGCAGGCCATGGCTGCTTCTCGCGTGGATGTCGACCTCCGATTCGTCGCCGAACTTGAGAGCGCTGCATCCCAACTAAAGGAGGCTAATGCGTTTCTCAGAGCTGAGAATGCGAATACTAATGCAGAGCTCCAAAGCTTTGCAGACGAGGTGGGCGAGCTGGTATCGCACCTTTCCGTTCAGCCGGAGGCCGCACACGCATCCGCCAGCAGAAGGCACGAGCCTCTTCTTTCTCAGCTCTCTCTGAATCCGTATCTACAACAAGAGGAGCGCAACACCAAGACGCTCTCCGCTTTCACTAGGAAGCACTTCTTCGCAGACCTTGTTGAGACCTCTTGCTCAGAGCACTTCCAGGTGTTGGATCTCAGCTCTTGTGAGGGTAAAGAGGAAAAGGAGGACAAAGAAAAGAGTGAAGTGGAACAAAGGAGAACTGAAATGGGCAGACTTCAGCGAGCGCACATCGTTGCCCAGCACCAGCTGATGCAAGCCACCGCAGAAGAGAAAAGCGTCAAGGCCGGGCTGGACTGGTTGTCTGAAAAGTCCTCAAGCATCAAG AGCATTTCCAACTCAGCCTCGCTTCACATGCGTGAGGCAGCCTCTAGGATGGAATTGCAAGCCGTGGAGATGGAAATCCAAACTCTGCTCCACGGACCGGTTCCCCCTGCCCTTCGGGAGTCTGCCCGGCTGCTCAATGTGCCAGTGGTGAAGGGAGACCTGGCCCTGCAACTGGCCAGGCAGAACTATCTTACAACCCGACAGGATGAG GTATGTGATCATCTCCTCCGCCAGAAGGCCTCCTTCGATGTCCTCCACTTGGCTCAGCAGATTGAGTTAAGAAAGTGGGGAGGCTGCCTGAGCCATTTAACCAATGTGAACAGCAGGCTTGTCAAGGAACGTGAAGCCACGTCCCTCAGATTTGAGGCTCTGGCACATCCCGAGCTAGCATTAAGCATGAAGCCCAACCCACTCATCACTTGCAAGGACACCACTTTCAGAAG ACTCCTGCAGATCCTTCAACAGGATTCCTCCCATGGGAGAATAGAGCCTTTTCAGACATACGAGGCATTGGACCAGGCTGCTTGTGGCCTGGCAAACAACCTTAAGGTGTCACATGAAGCGCTGGCAGCGACCGGCCGGGACCAGTACTTCACAGTGGCTCAACTTCAAGGCCACTGTGAGGCCCTTCACGGGGCTGTTACCACTGAGTTCCGGCAGCTGGTCTTAGGGCCACAG GAGGTGATGGAAAAACTCAAAGAAGCCGAATTGTTGCTGCAGCATTTACAAAAGGCCATCCAGGAAATCACAGGCAAGGTCAAAACGAAGCGTTCCCAGCTGGAGCACAGTTCTCTCCTCAGACGAGAGAGGGAGCTCTACATCTGCTTCCACTTGGATGTCAAACTCCTGCAGAAAGTTGTTGAAGACCTGGAGCGACAAATGAACCTGACAAGAGGAAACCCATAG
- the haus3 gene encoding HAUS augmin-like complex subunit 3 isoform X1 → MLNGEQFVEAMARLDYPDASSLEASEFDWLFNSSPETLHFLRFVCQSLNQSNVLTTEDVRAYEELQKSGKPILDEAALVKVLKTIGPSEESSAAEEGVTVKDLEAELQALIKEKALKQQRCKRLQAMAASRVDVDLRFVAELESAASQLKEANAFLRAENANTNAELQSFADEVGELVSHLSVQPEAAHASASRRHEPLLSQLSLNPYLQQEERNTKTLSAFTRKHFFADLVETSCSEHFQVLDLSSCEGKEEKEDKEKSEVEQRRTEMGRLQRAHIVAQHQLMQATAEEKSVKAGLDWLSEKSSSIKSISNSASLHMREAASRMELQAVEMEIQTLLHGPVPPALRESARLLNVPVVKGDLALQLARQNYLTTRQDEVCDHLLRQKASFDVLHLAQQIELRKWGGCLSHLTNVNSRLVKEREATSLRFEALAHPELALSMKPNPLITCKDTTFRRLLQILQQDSSHGRIEPFQTYEALDQAACGLANNLKVSHEALAATGRDQYFTVAQLQGHCEALHGAVTTEFRQLVLGPQVCPTAAADQELLCPNAQEVMEKLKEAELLLQHLQKAIQEITGKVKTKRSQLEHSSLLRRERELYICFHLDVKLLQKVVEDLERQMNLTRGNP, encoded by the exons TATCCCGACGCATCTTCACTAGAGGCTTCTGAATTTGACTGGCTTTTCAACAGTTCCCCGGAAACCCTTCACTTCTTACGTTTTGTCTGTCAGAGCCTGAACCAGAGTAATGTTTTGACCACAGAGGATGTACGGGCTTATGAGGAACTCCAGAAGAGTGGCAAGCCCATCCTGGACGAGGCAGCCTTAGTCAAGGTCCTAAAAACCATTGGACCATCCGAAGAAAGCAGTGCAGCTGAGGAGGGTGTGACCGTAAAAGATTTAGAAGCAGAGCTCCAAGCACTAATTAAGGAAAAAGCGCTGAAGCAGCAGCGTTGCAAGAGGCTGCAGGCCATGGCTGCTTCTCGCGTGGATGTCGACCTCCGATTCGTCGCCGAACTTGAGAGCGCTGCATCCCAACTAAAGGAGGCTAATGCGTTTCTCAGAGCTGAGAATGCGAATACTAATGCAGAGCTCCAAAGCTTTGCAGACGAGGTGGGCGAGCTGGTATCGCACCTTTCCGTTCAGCCGGAGGCCGCACACGCATCCGCCAGCAGAAGGCACGAGCCTCTTCTTTCTCAGCTCTCTCTGAATCCGTATCTACAACAAGAGGAGCGCAACACCAAGACGCTCTCCGCTTTCACTAGGAAGCACTTCTTCGCAGACCTTGTTGAGACCTCTTGCTCAGAGCACTTCCAGGTGTTGGATCTCAGCTCTTGTGAGGGTAAAGAGGAAAAGGAGGACAAAGAAAAGAGTGAAGTGGAACAAAGGAGAACTGAAATGGGCAGACTTCAGCGAGCGCACATCGTTGCCCAGCACCAGCTGATGCAAGCCACCGCAGAAGAGAAAAGCGTCAAGGCCGGGCTGGACTGGTTGTCTGAAAAGTCCTCAAGCATCAAG AGCATTTCCAACTCAGCCTCGCTTCACATGCGTGAGGCAGCCTCTAGGATGGAATTGCAAGCCGTGGAGATGGAAATCCAAACTCTGCTCCACGGACCGGTTCCCCCTGCCCTTCGGGAGTCTGCCCGGCTGCTCAATGTGCCAGTGGTGAAGGGAGACCTGGCCCTGCAACTGGCCAGGCAGAACTATCTTACAACCCGACAGGATGAG GTATGTGATCATCTCCTCCGCCAGAAGGCCTCCTTCGATGTCCTCCACTTGGCTCAGCAGATTGAGTTAAGAAAGTGGGGAGGCTGCCTGAGCCATTTAACCAATGTGAACAGCAGGCTTGTCAAGGAACGTGAAGCCACGTCCCTCAGATTTGAGGCTCTGGCACATCCCGAGCTAGCATTAAGCATGAAGCCCAACCCACTCATCACTTGCAAGGACACCACTTTCAGAAG ACTCCTGCAGATCCTTCAACAGGATTCCTCCCATGGGAGAATAGAGCCTTTTCAGACATACGAGGCATTGGACCAGGCTGCTTGTGGCCTGGCAAACAACCTTAAGGTGTCACATGAAGCGCTGGCAGCGACCGGCCGGGACCAGTACTTCACAGTGGCTCAACTTCAAGGCCACTGTGAGGCCCTTCACGGGGCTGTTACCACTGAGTTCCGGCAGCTGGTCTTAGGGCCACAGGTATGTCCTACAGCCGCTGCTGACCAGGAGCTCCTCTGTCCTAATGCACAG GAGGTGATGGAAAAACTCAAAGAAGCCGAATTGTTGCTGCAGCATTTACAAAAGGCCATCCAGGAAATCACAGGCAAGGTCAAAACGAAGCGTTCCCAGCTGGAGCACAGTTCTCTCCTCAGACGAGAGAGGGAGCTCTACATCTGCTTCCACTTGGATGTCAAACTCCTGCAGAAAGTTGTTGAAGACCTGGAGCGACAAATGAACCTGACAAGAGGAAACCCATAG